A window from Salvelinus sp. IW2-2015 linkage group LG5, ASM291031v2, whole genome shotgun sequence encodes these proteins:
- the LOC111963993 gene encoding amyloid-beta A4 precursor protein-binding family A member 1-like isoform X1, whose amino-acid sequence MSYKQQGEGLGDAVLDDNKASPASRNRQPNGTSGEGGGEGVPVRRSWRPCQMLGQDGQDHHHHHHPPIPHQGSGRGPARHRRRTPSGQGPSRQWEGADMEPPRHTQPPRPGVARYRRQGEPRVRVHGQRPPTRDGQDTHAPPFQQQRSSGTPLTEQRDMTGPATMKQQHPPHSCPPHHTQNSGAPDLTAGTSPTPTHHTPCPTAPDLPSQDLHPPLSNIESPQPQEEEEEGYSSSITQSVSTQSGFDNQTDLENQREGDHGKGELKETGLVEEDRSKRDLVEDEQEDVTNEYCSNTESAASLSMEAPPLSSPPHQSPFLPPPIQSENSDQCSDEFSPSPTYENDIMPDDESCTDSPLSHSKSFTFRDSYPKTYAEFYNESYPQSESITESYTEPYAKSYPQSFPEPLKLINYPDRRSEADSDEPYSEPHPGPYSRRQREHIYKGATDTEPQPLDSWPGRDVGLPQTSPHWQERSVGSRLHHYDDTTSDGEGDSLKESPRSQSLGPPPWNVQSEAQSERPSSGQPGSGEFQDEQAGMELRTPVEGLSEDSVTCSGDAISLAIRNIREAIEEVKTKTVRSPYTPDQHIEPVWVMRPEVSLNEDESSPEQPPGGDPVSQSPSHYNPVPARVPAPVHVPVPAPAPSRVTAPSRVPSRVLVPVPEHVCPVRAESSRTHQVHQREHRDQREPPRPPSIEEIQRHMPSFPTYVEVPGPCDPQDLIDGIIFAASYLGSTHLLSERTPTKSARMQQAQEAMSRVRTAQKQAKNRKKTGGEIPSSTEVDLFMSTQRIKVLNADTQASMMDLPLRTISYIADIGNMVVLMARGKMVRSRSAQEHLNHTTDHSDHTNSTARDDLPQYRMVCHVFESEDAQLIAQSIGQAFSVAYQEFLRANGIDPEDLSQREYSDLLNTQDMYNDDLIHFSKSENCRDVYIEKQKGEMLGVVIVESGWGSILPTVIIASMMHSGPAEKSGRLNIGDQIMTINGTSLVGLPLSTCQSIIKGLKAQSKIKLNIVRCPPVTMVLIRRPDLRYQLGFSVQNGIICSLMRGGIAERGGVRVGHRIIDINGQSVVATPHEKIVHVLSNAVGEIHMKTMPAAMYRLLTAQEQPVYI is encoded by the exons ATGAGCTACAAGCAGCAGGGGGAGGGGCTAGGTGATGCTGTCTTGGATGACAATAAGGCTTCACCTGCTTCCAGAAACCGGCAACCCAATGGCACATcaggagaaggggggggagaaGGGGTCCCTGTCCGGAGAAGTTGGAGACCCTGCCAAATGCTCGGTCAAGATGGGCAggatcatcaccaccaccatcatcctcCTATTCCGCACCAAGGCTCGGGACGCGGACCTGCACGGCACCGTAGGCGAACTCCCTCAGGGCAGGGCCCATCCAGACAGTGGGAGGGAGCAGACATGGAGCCTCCTCGCCACACCCAGCCGCCCCGCCCTGGCGTGGCCCGCTACCGCCGCCAGGGAGAGCCCAGGGTCAGAGTTCACGGACAGAGACCGCCGACGAGAGACGGCCAAGACACCCACGCCCCGCCGTTTCAACAGCAACGGTCATCTGGCACTCCCCTGACTGAACAGAGGGACATGACTGGTCCCGCAACAATGAAGCAGCAGCACCCCCCACACTCCTGTCCACCCCACCATACACAGAACAGTGGAGCACCTGACCTTACAGCTGGTACCTCTCctacccccacacaccacacaccatgtcCTACTGCCCCTGATCTCCCTTCCCAAGACCTACATCCACCCCTTTCCAACATAGAGTCTCCCCAAcctcaggaggaagaggaggaagggtacAGCTCATCCATAACGCAGTCTGTTAGTACTCAAAGTGGATTTGACAACCAGACAGACCTAGAGAACCAGAGGGAGGGGGACCATGGAAAGGGGGAGCTAAAAGAGACCGGTCTGGTAGAAGAAGACAGAAGCAAGAGGGATCTGGTAGAGGATGAGCAGGAAGATGTAACTAATGAGTACTGTTCTAACACTGAGAGTGCTGCCTCACTAAGCATGGAGGCTCCGCCCCTGAGTTCACCTCCTCACCAATCACCATTCTTGCCCCCTCCAATTCAGTCTGAGAACTCGGACCAATGTAGTGACGAGTTTAGCCCAAGCCCCACCTATGAAAATGACATAATGCCTGATGATGAGAGCTGCACTGATTCTCCACTGTCCCACTCCAAATCCTTCACCTTCAGAGACTCGTATCCTAAGACCTATGCAGAATTTTATAATGAGTCCTACCCACAGTCAGAATCTATTACAGAATCCTACACAGAGCCCTATGCAAAATCCTACCCTCAGTCTTTCCCTGAACCCTTGAAATTGATTAATTATCCAGACAGGAGATCTGAGGCTGACTCTGATGAGCCATATTCAGAACCTCACCCAGGGCCCTACAGTCGTAGACAGAGAGAGCATATTTATAAGGGAGCTACAGACACTGAACCCCAACCCCTTGACTCCTGGCCAGGTAGGGATGTGGGGTTACCACAGACCAGCCCCCATTGGCAGGAACGCTCAGTCGGCTCAAGACTACACCATTACGATGACACTACGTCTGACGGGGAGGGCGACAGCCTCAAAGAAAGCCCCAGATCCCAAAGCCTGGGGCCACCTCCCTGGAACGTGCAAAGTGAAGCCCAGTCAGAGCGTCCCAGCTCTGGGCAGCCTGGTTCAGGTGAGTTCCAGGATGAGCAGGCCGGGATGGAGCTCCGAACTCCAGTGGAAGGCCTTTCCGAGGACAGTGTCACATGCTCAGGGGATGCTATCTCTCTGGCCATCAGGAACATCCGAGAGGCCATAGAGGAGGTGAAGACAAAGACGGTGCGCTCGCCCTACACTCCTGACCAGCACATAGAGCCTGTGTGGGTGATGAGACCGGAGGTCAGTCTTAATGAGGACGAATCCTCCCCAGAGCAGCCACCGGGAGGCGAC CCTGTCTCTCAGTCTCCTTCGCACTATAACCCAGTCCCAGCCCGAGTTCCAGCCCCGGTCCATGTTCCAGTACCAGCTCCAGCCCCATCCCGAGTTACAGCCCCATCCCGAGTTCCATCCCGAGTTCTGGTGCCAGTCCCAGAGCATGTCTGTCCTGTGAGGGCAGAGTCCTCCAGAACACACCAGGTTCATCAGAGGGAGCATAGAGATCAGAGGGAGCCGCCTAGGCCACCATCCATTGAGGAG ATCCAGAGGCATATGCCGTCCTTCCCTACATACGTGGAAG TCCCAGGGCCATGTGACCCACAGGACCTGATTGATGGCATAATTTTTGCAGCCAGTTACCTGGGCTCCACCCACCTGCTGTCAGAGAGGACTCCCACTAAGAGTGCCCGCATGCAGCAGGCCCAGGAGGCTATGAGCCGTGTCAGG ACCGCACAAAAGCAAGCTAAAAACAGAAAGAAG ACTGGGGGTGAGATTCCTTCTTCCACTGAAGTGGATCTCTTCATGTCTACACAGAGGATCAAAGTGCTGAATGCAGACACTCAG GCGTCCATGATGGACCTGCCACTGAGGACCATCTCCTACATTGCTGACATAGGCAACATGGTGGTGCTGATGGCCAGGGGGAAGATGGTACGTTCCAGGAGCGCTCAGGAACATCTGAACCATACAACTGACCACTCTGACCACACCAACAGCACAGCCCGCGACGACCTCCCCCAGTACAGGATGGTCTGCCACGTGTTTGAGTCGGAGGAT GCCCAGCTCATAGCCCAGTCTATTGGCCAGGCCTTCAGTGTGGCATACCAGGAGTTCCTGCGGGCCAATGGCATCGACCCAGAGGACCTGAGTCAGAGGGAGTACAGCGACCTGCTCAACACTCAGGACATGTACAACGATGACCTCATCCACTTCTCCAAGTCAGAGAACTGCAGAGAT GTTTACATAGagaagcagaagggagagatgctGGGTGTGGTCATAGTGGAGTCAGGCTGGGGCTCTATTCTGCCCACCGTCATCATCGCTAGCATGATGCATTCTGGGCCTGCGGAGAAGTCTGGTCGACTCAACATTGGTGACCAGATCATGACCATCAATGGAACCAGTCTGGTTGGACTGCCCCTCTCCACTTGCCAGAGTATCATCAAG GGTCTGAAGGCCCAGTCCAAGATTAAGTTGAACATCGTCAGGTGTCCCCCCGTCACTATGGTGCTGATCCGCAGACCAGACCTCCGATACCAGCTGGGCTTCAGCGTACAGAATGGAATT ATCTGCAGCCTGATGAGGGGGGGcattgctgagagaggaggggtcCGTGTCGGTCATCGCATCATTGATATCAACGGTCAGAGTGTGGTGGCTACACCTCATGAGAAGATTGTTCACGTCCTGTCTAATGCAGTGGGAGAG ATCCACATGAAGACGATGCCTGCAGCCATGTACCGTCTATTGACTGCCCAGGAACAGCCTGTCTACATCTGa
- the LOC111963993 gene encoding amyloid-beta A4 precursor protein-binding family A member 1-like isoform X2: MSYKQQGEGLGDAVLDDNKASPASRNRQPNGTSGEGGGEGVPVRRSWRPCQMLGQDGQDHHHHHHPPIPHQGSGRGPARHRRRTPSGQGPSRQWEGADMEPPRHTQPPRPGVARYRRQGEPRVRVHGQRPPTRDGQDTHAPPFQQQRSSGTPLTEQRDMTGPATMKQQHPPHSCPPHHTQNSGAPDLTAGTSPTPTHHTPCPTAPDLPSQDLHPPLSNIESPQPQEEEEEGYSSSITQSVSTQSGFDNQTDLENQREGDHGKGELKETGLVEEDRSKRDLVEDEQEDVTNEYCSNTESAASLSMEAPPLSSPPHQSPFLPPPIQSENSDQCSDEFSPSPTYENDIMPDDESCTDSPLSHSKSFTFRDSYPKTYAEFYNESYPQSESITESYTEPYAKSYPQSFPEPLKLINYPDRRSEADSDEPYSEPHPGPYSRRQREHIYKGATDTEPQPLDSWPGRDVGLPQTSPHWQERSVGSRLHHYDDTTSDGEGDSLKESPRSQSLGPPPWNVQSEAQSERPSSGQPGSGEFQDEQAGMELRTPVEGLSEDSVTCSGDAISLAIRNIREAIEEVKTKTVRSPYTPDQHIEPVWVMRPEVSLNEDESSPEQPPGGDPVSQSPSHYNPVPARVPAPVHVPVPAPAPSRVTAPSRVPSRVLVPVPEHVCPVRAESSRTHQVHQREHRDQREPPRPPSIEEIQRHMPSFPTYVEVPGPCDPQDLIDGIIFAASYLGSTHLLSERTPTKSARMQQAQEAMSRVRTGGEIPSSTEVDLFMSTQRIKVLNADTQASMMDLPLRTISYIADIGNMVVLMARGKMVRSRSAQEHLNHTTDHSDHTNSTARDDLPQYRMVCHVFESEDAQLIAQSIGQAFSVAYQEFLRANGIDPEDLSQREYSDLLNTQDMYNDDLIHFSKSENCRDVYIEKQKGEMLGVVIVESGWGSILPTVIIASMMHSGPAEKSGRLNIGDQIMTINGTSLVGLPLSTCQSIIKGLKAQSKIKLNIVRCPPVTMVLIRRPDLRYQLGFSVQNGIICSLMRGGIAERGGVRVGHRIIDINGQSVVATPHEKIVHVLSNAVGEIHMKTMPAAMYRLLTAQEQPVYI; encoded by the exons ATGAGCTACAAGCAGCAGGGGGAGGGGCTAGGTGATGCTGTCTTGGATGACAATAAGGCTTCACCTGCTTCCAGAAACCGGCAACCCAATGGCACATcaggagaaggggggggagaaGGGGTCCCTGTCCGGAGAAGTTGGAGACCCTGCCAAATGCTCGGTCAAGATGGGCAggatcatcaccaccaccatcatcctcCTATTCCGCACCAAGGCTCGGGACGCGGACCTGCACGGCACCGTAGGCGAACTCCCTCAGGGCAGGGCCCATCCAGACAGTGGGAGGGAGCAGACATGGAGCCTCCTCGCCACACCCAGCCGCCCCGCCCTGGCGTGGCCCGCTACCGCCGCCAGGGAGAGCCCAGGGTCAGAGTTCACGGACAGAGACCGCCGACGAGAGACGGCCAAGACACCCACGCCCCGCCGTTTCAACAGCAACGGTCATCTGGCACTCCCCTGACTGAACAGAGGGACATGACTGGTCCCGCAACAATGAAGCAGCAGCACCCCCCACACTCCTGTCCACCCCACCATACACAGAACAGTGGAGCACCTGACCTTACAGCTGGTACCTCTCctacccccacacaccacacaccatgtcCTACTGCCCCTGATCTCCCTTCCCAAGACCTACATCCACCCCTTTCCAACATAGAGTCTCCCCAAcctcaggaggaagaggaggaagggtacAGCTCATCCATAACGCAGTCTGTTAGTACTCAAAGTGGATTTGACAACCAGACAGACCTAGAGAACCAGAGGGAGGGGGACCATGGAAAGGGGGAGCTAAAAGAGACCGGTCTGGTAGAAGAAGACAGAAGCAAGAGGGATCTGGTAGAGGATGAGCAGGAAGATGTAACTAATGAGTACTGTTCTAACACTGAGAGTGCTGCCTCACTAAGCATGGAGGCTCCGCCCCTGAGTTCACCTCCTCACCAATCACCATTCTTGCCCCCTCCAATTCAGTCTGAGAACTCGGACCAATGTAGTGACGAGTTTAGCCCAAGCCCCACCTATGAAAATGACATAATGCCTGATGATGAGAGCTGCACTGATTCTCCACTGTCCCACTCCAAATCCTTCACCTTCAGAGACTCGTATCCTAAGACCTATGCAGAATTTTATAATGAGTCCTACCCACAGTCAGAATCTATTACAGAATCCTACACAGAGCCCTATGCAAAATCCTACCCTCAGTCTTTCCCTGAACCCTTGAAATTGATTAATTATCCAGACAGGAGATCTGAGGCTGACTCTGATGAGCCATATTCAGAACCTCACCCAGGGCCCTACAGTCGTAGACAGAGAGAGCATATTTATAAGGGAGCTACAGACACTGAACCCCAACCCCTTGACTCCTGGCCAGGTAGGGATGTGGGGTTACCACAGACCAGCCCCCATTGGCAGGAACGCTCAGTCGGCTCAAGACTACACCATTACGATGACACTACGTCTGACGGGGAGGGCGACAGCCTCAAAGAAAGCCCCAGATCCCAAAGCCTGGGGCCACCTCCCTGGAACGTGCAAAGTGAAGCCCAGTCAGAGCGTCCCAGCTCTGGGCAGCCTGGTTCAGGTGAGTTCCAGGATGAGCAGGCCGGGATGGAGCTCCGAACTCCAGTGGAAGGCCTTTCCGAGGACAGTGTCACATGCTCAGGGGATGCTATCTCTCTGGCCATCAGGAACATCCGAGAGGCCATAGAGGAGGTGAAGACAAAGACGGTGCGCTCGCCCTACACTCCTGACCAGCACATAGAGCCTGTGTGGGTGATGAGACCGGAGGTCAGTCTTAATGAGGACGAATCCTCCCCAGAGCAGCCACCGGGAGGCGAC CCTGTCTCTCAGTCTCCTTCGCACTATAACCCAGTCCCAGCCCGAGTTCCAGCCCCGGTCCATGTTCCAGTACCAGCTCCAGCCCCATCCCGAGTTACAGCCCCATCCCGAGTTCCATCCCGAGTTCTGGTGCCAGTCCCAGAGCATGTCTGTCCTGTGAGGGCAGAGTCCTCCAGAACACACCAGGTTCATCAGAGGGAGCATAGAGATCAGAGGGAGCCGCCTAGGCCACCATCCATTGAGGAG ATCCAGAGGCATATGCCGTCCTTCCCTACATACGTGGAAG TCCCAGGGCCATGTGACCCACAGGACCTGATTGATGGCATAATTTTTGCAGCCAGTTACCTGGGCTCCACCCACCTGCTGTCAGAGAGGACTCCCACTAAGAGTGCCCGCATGCAGCAGGCCCAGGAGGCTATGAGCCGTGTCAGG ACTGGGGGTGAGATTCCTTCTTCCACTGAAGTGGATCTCTTCATGTCTACACAGAGGATCAAAGTGCTGAATGCAGACACTCAG GCGTCCATGATGGACCTGCCACTGAGGACCATCTCCTACATTGCTGACATAGGCAACATGGTGGTGCTGATGGCCAGGGGGAAGATGGTACGTTCCAGGAGCGCTCAGGAACATCTGAACCATACAACTGACCACTCTGACCACACCAACAGCACAGCCCGCGACGACCTCCCCCAGTACAGGATGGTCTGCCACGTGTTTGAGTCGGAGGAT GCCCAGCTCATAGCCCAGTCTATTGGCCAGGCCTTCAGTGTGGCATACCAGGAGTTCCTGCGGGCCAATGGCATCGACCCAGAGGACCTGAGTCAGAGGGAGTACAGCGACCTGCTCAACACTCAGGACATGTACAACGATGACCTCATCCACTTCTCCAAGTCAGAGAACTGCAGAGAT GTTTACATAGagaagcagaagggagagatgctGGGTGTGGTCATAGTGGAGTCAGGCTGGGGCTCTATTCTGCCCACCGTCATCATCGCTAGCATGATGCATTCTGGGCCTGCGGAGAAGTCTGGTCGACTCAACATTGGTGACCAGATCATGACCATCAATGGAACCAGTCTGGTTGGACTGCCCCTCTCCACTTGCCAGAGTATCATCAAG GGTCTGAAGGCCCAGTCCAAGATTAAGTTGAACATCGTCAGGTGTCCCCCCGTCACTATGGTGCTGATCCGCAGACCAGACCTCCGATACCAGCTGGGCTTCAGCGTACAGAATGGAATT ATCTGCAGCCTGATGAGGGGGGGcattgctgagagaggaggggtcCGTGTCGGTCATCGCATCATTGATATCAACGGTCAGAGTGTGGTGGCTACACCTCATGAGAAGATTGTTCACGTCCTGTCTAATGCAGTGGGAGAG ATCCACATGAAGACGATGCCTGCAGCCATGTACCGTCTATTGACTGCCCAGGAACAGCCTGTCTACATCTGa